A single region of the Vicia villosa cultivar HV-30 ecotype Madison, WI linkage group LG4, Vvil1.0, whole genome shotgun sequence genome encodes:
- the LOC131597066 gene encoding F-box/kelch-repeat protein At3g23880-like yields MTADCLIHCRSLPDDLFIEILLRLPVRSLLQLKCVCKSWKTLISDSQFAKRHLQMLTVDPSITNPQFFFGRGDGKILSLPVKPLLESPSEPTKAVEFSMEPRFGVLGSCNGLVCLLDIDEGYVILWNPSTRFKSNKSPSLNLLFDKWDVLGYGFGYDHVNDKYKVLVDVRHHGNIGYNENVRLYTFGENSWKNIQNFPSCPTRFRGKFVSGTLNWVIVRQDGGYSRITVLSFDLVKESYTEILLPQNQKHDGWIDARPMLGVLDNCLCLSFDTRTHLVLWLMKEYGVVESWTRLGMIFAEPLPGPYSVIEPLFINENSIVLLRTMNAFFLYDLNNGRLVIPLISTSVNMNQFLYLESLVSPQL; encoded by the coding sequence ATGACTGCCGACTGCTTAATTCACTGCCGATCATTGCCGGACGATCTCTTCATAGAGATCCTTTTAAGGTTGCCGGTGAGATCTCTGCTGCAATTGAAGTGTGTGTGCAAATCATGGAAAACCCTAATCTCCGATTCCCAATTTGCAAAACGACACCTTCAGATGTTAACCGTCGATCCAAGCATAACCAATCCACAGTTTTTCTTTGGCCGAGGAGACGGCAAAATTTTATCTCTCCCTGTAAAGCCATTATTGGAAAGTCCATCAGAACCTACTAAAGCGGTTGAGTTCAGCATGGAACCTAGGTTTGGTGTTCTCGGTTCATGCAATGGATTGGTGTGTCTGTTGGATATCGATGAAGGTTATGTTATATTGTGGAACCCTTCAACCAGATTCAAATCCAATAAATCTCCATCccttaatttattatttgataaATGGGACGTCTTAGGTTATGGCTTTGGCTATGACCATGTTAATGACAAGTACAAGGTGCTAGTAGATGTACGTCATCACGGTAACATTGGTTATAATGAAAATGTGAGACTATATACTTTTGGAGAAAATTCTTGGAAAAATATCCAGAATTTTCCTAGTTGTCCCACTAGATTTAGAGGAAAATTTGTGAGTGGCACTCTAAATTGGGTAATAGTTAGACAGGATGGTGGATATAGCCGAATTACGGTTCTTTCATTTGATCTTGTGAAGGAGAGTTATACTGAAATATTACTGCCTCAAAATCAAAAACATGATGGTTGGATTGACGCCAGACCTATGCTTGGTGTTTTGGATAACTGTCTTTGTCTGTCTTTTGACACTCGGACTCATTTGGTTTTGTGGTTGATGAAAGAATACGGAGTTGTTGAATCATGGACTAGACTGGGGATGATCTTTGCAGAGCCTTTACCAGGGCCATATAGTGTCATTGAACCCTTGTTCATTAATGAAAATAGCATTGTTCTGCTAAGAACAATGAATGCATTTTTCTTGTATGACTTAAATAATGGTAGGTTAGTTATTCCTTTGATTTCCACCTCAGTTAATATGAATCAATTTCTTTACCTTGAGAGTCTTGTCTCGCCGCAATTGTAA